One genomic segment of Cohaesibacter gelatinilyticus includes these proteins:
- a CDS encoding TRAP transporter small permease: MNRFKDWLLKGAESIAAAMLAAMFLTFLLQIFSRYVLAEPFGWTLELCLTLWLWMIFWGNAFVVRHDEHVTFDVLYHAVGKRTRQIFALCGAAAIVVGLAYSLAPTWDYIDFLKIKKSATLRIPMRTIFSIYAVFLVATIAVYAYRFVLILRKGAPEDWHKHEVGDT, translated from the coding sequence ATGAACAGATTCAAGGATTGGCTCCTCAAAGGAGCGGAGAGCATAGCGGCGGCAATGTTGGCCGCTATGTTCCTCACCTTCCTGCTTCAGATTTTTTCACGCTATGTTTTGGCCGAGCCGTTTGGCTGGACACTGGAGCTGTGTCTGACGCTTTGGCTATGGATGATATTCTGGGGCAATGCGTTTGTCGTTCGCCATGATGAACATGTTACATTCGATGTGCTCTATCATGCGGTCGGCAAGCGAACACGACAGATCTTTGCCCTTTGTGGCGCTGCTGCCATTGTTGTCGGTCTGGCTTATTCTCTGGCTCCGACATGGGACTATATCGATTTTTTGAAAATCAAGAAAAGTGCGACGCTTCGCATTCCCATGCGCACAATCTTCTCGATTTATGCCGTGTTTTTGGTCGCGACAATCGCGGTCTATGCCTATCGGTTTGTTCTGATCCTGCGAAAGGGTGCACCGGAAGACTGGCACAAACATGAGGTGGGTGACACATGA
- a CDS encoding TRAP transporter large permease, translating to MSIQFAACLFTMLLLAGIGTPVAYSIILASIVYLAIAGQDIALAGEQILFGVYQSFVLLAVPLFIVAANIMNAGTISDRLLNFCVACVGRFRGGLGHVNVVASLIFSGMSGSAVADAAGIGKIIIDMMRKEGRYPPGYAAAITAASATIGPIIPPSIPMVLYALISDQSIGYLFLGGIVPGLVMGCVLMALNSYLAKVRNFPLEDPVPVRELPALTVEAFPALLMPAILLYGIYGGVTTPTEAAAVAAAYALILAAFFYRALKLHRLYEILVSSARSSAAVGLVIGGALILNYIVASENIPNQLASSLVGLDVHPLIFLLGVNILLLLLGAILDATTIILVILPLFIPSCRELGIDLVHFGVIAVVNCMIGLITPPYGILLFVINAVTDIPLGEIIRESWIFTLVLIGALATLILIPDLVLWLPRLFGYAG from the coding sequence ATGAGTATTCAATTTGCGGCCTGCCTTTTCACCATGCTCCTGCTTGCCGGAATTGGTACACCGGTTGCTTATTCCATCATCCTTGCGTCAATAGTCTATTTGGCAATTGCCGGGCAGGATATCGCCCTGGCAGGAGAACAGATTCTGTTTGGCGTCTATCAAAGTTTTGTTCTGCTTGCGGTCCCGCTTTTCATTGTGGCCGCCAACATAATGAATGCCGGTACGATTTCAGATCGATTGCTCAATTTCTGTGTCGCATGTGTCGGCCGATTTCGTGGCGGACTTGGACATGTCAATGTCGTTGCTTCTCTGATTTTTTCAGGCATGTCCGGCTCGGCCGTCGCAGATGCTGCGGGTATTGGCAAGATCATCATTGATATGATGCGCAAGGAGGGACGCTATCCTCCCGGATATGCAGCGGCCATAACCGCGGCGTCCGCCACGATCGGACCCATCATACCACCTTCCATTCCCATGGTGCTTTATGCTTTGATTTCGGATCAGTCCATTGGCTATCTGTTCCTCGGCGGTATTGTTCCCGGTCTTGTCATGGGATGTGTCTTGATGGCTTTGAACAGCTATCTGGCGAAGGTGCGTAACTTTCCGCTGGAAGATCCTGTTCCGGTTCGTGAATTGCCTGCATTGACGGTCGAGGCCTTTCCGGCACTGCTGATGCCTGCCATTTTGCTCTACGGGATATATGGTGGTGTTACGACGCCGACGGAAGCCGCAGCTGTTGCCGCTGCTTATGCGCTGATATTGGCTGCATTTTTCTATCGCGCGTTGAAGCTGCATCGTCTTTACGAGATTCTGGTCAGCTCGGCGCGGTCCTCGGCGGCTGTTGGATTGGTCATTGGCGGCGCCTTGATCCTCAATTATATCGTCGCGTCGGAGAATATTCCCAATCAGCTTGCCAGCAGCCTGGTCGGGTTGGATGTGCATCCTCTGATTTTTCTGCTTGGCGTCAATATCCTGTTGCTCTTGCTCGGGGCCATTCTGGATGCAACCACAATCATTCTCGTCATTTTGCCATTGTTCATTCCCAGTTGTCGTGAGCTTGGTATTGATCTCGTGCATTTCGGTGTCATTGCGGTCGTCAATTGCATGATCGGACTGATTACGCCGCCATATGGGATTCTGCTGTTTGTGATCAATGCCGTGACGGATATTCCCCTCGGTGAGATCATCCGTGAGTCCTGGATCTTCACGTTGGTTTTGATCGGGGCATTGGCCACCTTGATTCTGATCCCGGATCTGGTGCTTTGGCTACCACGACTGTTCGGATATGCGGGATAG
- a CDS encoding sialic acid TRAP transporter substrate-binding protein SiaP: protein MTIKFTRRKMMSALATVALVGSLATSAIAADKIKLRLASSGSATGTRAIALIEKFGPGVSDFANFEPHWNSSLFKQGTELEAIARGNLEMAIASAQELAEFFPEFSIFAAGYVHRDAAHQVAVFNDPLMDPFKKKVEDELGLKLLTVMYLGRRQVNLRTDDKVMKPEDLAGVNLRMPGTAAWQFLGKALGANPTPMAFSEVYTGLQTGAVDGQDNPLPTVVDKKFYEVTKQIVLTSHLVDLNYIAISKKVWDSMTPEQQAKTQAAADEAAEFGRQKQLALEESLVSFLKEKGLKVYEPDVASFRKRVQGMYVDSEFAKSWPKGLLEKINAL from the coding sequence CAAGTTTACACGTCGCAAAATGATGTCCGCACTGGCAACGGTTGCGCTTGTCGGAAGTCTGGCGACAAGTGCAATTGCAGCAGACAAGATCAAGCTTCGTCTGGCTTCATCGGGTTCAGCAACCGGCACCCGGGCAATCGCTCTGATCGAAAAATTCGGTCCGGGTGTGTCTGACTTTGCTAACTTTGAACCTCATTGGAATTCCTCATTGTTCAAGCAAGGCACCGAATTGGAAGCCATTGCCCGGGGCAATTTGGAGATGGCCATTGCTTCGGCGCAGGAGCTTGCTGAATTCTTCCCGGAATTCTCGATTTTTGCAGCCGGATATGTTCATCGTGATGCTGCGCATCAGGTGGCGGTTTTCAATGACCCATTGATGGACCCGTTTAAGAAAAAAGTGGAAGATGAGCTCGGTCTCAAACTTTTGACCGTCATGTATCTTGGTCGCCGGCAGGTAAACTTGCGCACGGATGACAAGGTCATGAAGCCTGAAGATCTGGCCGGTGTCAATTTGCGCATGCCAGGGACCGCAGCATGGCAGTTCCTTGGAAAGGCACTGGGTGCCAATCCAACGCCAATGGCTTTCTCCGAAGTTTATACCGGTTTGCAAACTGGTGCTGTCGATGGACAGGACAATCCCTTGCCAACGGTTGTTGACAAGAAATTCTATGAAGTAACCAAGCAGATCGTTCTGACCTCGCATCTGGTGGATCTCAATTATATTGCGATTTCCAAAAAGGTTTGGGATAGCATGACACCAGAGCAGCAGGCCAAGACACAGGCTGCTGCAGATGAGGCAGCGGAATTTGGTCGCCAGAAGCAGCTTGCGCTCGAAGAATCCCTTGTTTCGTTCCTCAAGGAAAAAGGGCTGAAGGTTTATGAGCCGGATGTGGCATCCTTCCGTAAACGCGTACAAGGTATGTATGTGGATTCCGAGTTTGCCAAAAGCTGGCCGAAAGGACTTCTGGAAAAAATCAACGCTCTTTAA